A genomic stretch from Rubripirellula reticaptiva includes:
- a CDS encoding membrane or secreted protein: MFTLIGFSLGRSVGKAAFFSLHSIAVVLIAGLTATSPLIFLNAVVGQETASEKAAPAGGGNNAVAYQPAIELLPETVAGLVRVPDLPKFCTAWKSTNAGQLIEHPSMKPFVDAQRERAKDYLQSLDNKIGLKLEDLYEIGSGEAVFAWLPFENDKRRPFAVCVVADIRGRKAKADEVMATLDTDLKAGGWIRTDAQHLGETVRIYNTKPKPGQLKVEQIAITLNDSRLITADRDSVVTDLLDAIAGSPKGPSISEAEDFRTVLTHSARAIRGPATTNGGIVALEWFARPFQMGRIVRESLDIDRGNQVDILKLLQNQGFEAIKGVGGIAIMAGDPFDILHKGFVWAPGVTGKPDKYEMAARMLQFPNEPAKPLPTWIGDDVATVNRLNVKIEEAFWAAESLVNEAFGDAIFRDIIDGIREDEDGPQIDIEKNVLPNLDNHVLLITDNTLPADVNSDRMLVAIRVADAAAIKVAIRKAMEVEPDASQMDALPGVEIWRVQRGEGTDDFDAELFGDLAIEEEEETDEPPPLLDHWAIALVEKGPGSDAPYLMFSSHPEFLVETAKRIQQGTPGGFGSQPRVIAISDAMKQLQAGPVALDRFVRTKLSLRVKYQLLRQNRLKESDTLIASLVRRAFEDAESDEPNLMDATKLPALSEIEHLLPEAASYINTTEDGWEMTSFFLK, from the coding sequence ATGTTCACCCTGATTGGTTTTTCGCTTGGCCGTTCCGTCGGCAAGGCGGCTTTTTTTTCACTTCACTCGATCGCTGTCGTTTTGATTGCTGGGCTGACCGCTACGTCGCCACTGATCTTTTTGAACGCTGTTGTCGGCCAAGAAACTGCTTCTGAAAAGGCTGCTCCGGCTGGTGGTGGCAATAACGCAGTTGCCTATCAACCGGCGATCGAGTTGTTGCCAGAAACCGTCGCGGGGTTGGTTCGCGTTCCCGACTTGCCAAAATTTTGCACCGCTTGGAAATCCACCAACGCGGGCCAATTGATTGAGCATCCGTCGATGAAGCCGTTCGTCGATGCTCAACGTGAGCGCGCGAAAGATTATCTGCAATCACTTGACAACAAAATCGGATTGAAGCTTGAAGATCTTTACGAGATTGGTTCGGGTGAAGCTGTGTTTGCGTGGTTGCCATTCGAGAATGACAAGCGACGCCCGTTCGCTGTTTGTGTCGTTGCCGATATTCGCGGACGCAAGGCGAAGGCGGATGAAGTGATGGCGACGCTGGATACCGACCTGAAAGCCGGTGGTTGGATTCGCACCGATGCCCAGCACCTTGGAGAGACTGTTCGGATTTACAACACCAAGCCCAAACCAGGGCAATTGAAAGTTGAGCAGATTGCGATCACGCTCAACGACTCGCGTTTGATCACAGCAGATCGGGATTCGGTCGTCACGGATTTACTCGATGCGATCGCCGGTTCGCCAAAGGGGCCGTCGATCAGTGAGGCGGAAGACTTTCGCACGGTGCTTACTCATTCGGCACGTGCGATCCGCGGTCCGGCAACTACCAACGGTGGAATTGTCGCGCTTGAATGGTTTGCCCGCCCGTTTCAAATGGGACGCATTGTTCGCGAGTCGCTGGACATTGATCGCGGCAATCAAGTCGACATTTTGAAGCTGTTGCAGAACCAAGGTTTCGAAGCGATCAAGGGTGTCGGCGGAATCGCCATCATGGCCGGTGATCCTTTCGATATTCTGCACAAAGGTTTTGTGTGGGCACCAGGCGTCACGGGCAAGCCTGACAAATACGAAATGGCAGCACGAATGCTGCAGTTTCCCAATGAGCCTGCCAAGCCTTTGCCGACTTGGATCGGTGACGATGTGGCAACCGTAAATCGCTTGAACGTCAAAATCGAAGAAGCGTTTTGGGCTGCCGAATCGCTGGTCAACGAAGCATTCGGCGACGCCATCTTTCGCGACATCATCGATGGCATTCGTGAAGACGAAGACGGGCCGCAAATCGATATTGAAAAGAACGTGCTACCAAACCTCGACAATCACGTTTTGCTGATTACTGATAACACGTTGCCGGCTGATGTTAATTCAGACCGAATGTTGGTCGCGATTCGCGTTGCTGATGCCGCTGCAATCAAGGTGGCGATTCGTAAAGCGATGGAAGTCGAACCCGATGCCAGCCAAATGGATGCGTTGCCGGGTGTCGAAATTTGGCGTGTGCAACGCGGTGAGGGTACAGACGACTTTGATGCCGAATTGTTCGGTGACTTGGCAATCGAAGAAGAGGAAGAAACCGACGAGCCACCGCCTTTGTTGGATCACTGGGCGATCGCGCTGGTTGAAAAAGGTCCTGGATCGGATGCGCCGTACTTGATGTTTTCAAGCCATCCGGAATTTTTGGTGGAAACGGCCAAGCGAATTCAGCAGGGCACTCCCGGCGGATTCGGTAGCCAGCCACGTGTGATTGCGATTTCGGATGCGATGAAGCAGTTACAGGCTGGTCCGGTTGCACTGGACCGATTCGTCCGCACCAAGTTGTCGCTGCGAGTGAAATACCAATTGCTGCGTCAGAACCGATTGAAAGAAAGCGATACGTTGATTGCATCGCTGGTTCGACGTGCGTTCGAAGACGCGGAAAGCGATGAACCTAATTTGATGGATGCCACCAAATTGCCGGCCCTCAGCGAGATCGAGCATCTGTTGCCCGAGGCCGCCAGCTACATCAATACGACGGAAGATGGCTGGGAAATGACCAGCTTCTTTTTGAAGTAG
- a CDS encoding DHH family phosphoesterase → MSVNWKAFTQQISHYQSFVLVSHIRPDCDALGSELGMAEVLRTIGKTVRIINAHRTPAALNFLDPAEAIEVLGDHVEPEDISCDCIMIMDTSAWAQLGDMGDVIRAASCDKIVLDHHIGEDALNATMYKDYQAEATGHLVVQAADALGVPITRSMGMPLFAAIATDTGWFRFPSVTAETYRVIGRLIDAGVVPSEIYGDLYERDTIGRLKLRGTILSRTEAELDGKLMHTYVKKEDFAACGAMPNDTEDAINLTLAVQGAQAAVIFVEQLKGGFKLSFRSRCEMDSNEVAQLFGGGGHRAAAGAFVEGTLEEVQNRVLPAVRKAVQGE, encoded by the coding sequence ATGAGCGTCAACTGGAAAGCGTTCACTCAACAGATCAGCCATTACCAATCCTTCGTTTTAGTCAGCCATATTCGTCCCGACTGCGATGCACTTGGCAGCGAACTTGGAATGGCCGAAGTGCTGCGAACGATCGGAAAAACGGTCCGCATCATCAACGCTCACCGCACCCCAGCGGCACTGAACTTCCTGGACCCCGCTGAAGCCATCGAAGTACTCGGCGATCACGTCGAGCCCGAAGACATCTCGTGCGATTGCATTATGATCATGGACACCAGCGCATGGGCACAGCTTGGCGATATGGGCGACGTCATCCGAGCGGCATCGTGCGACAAGATCGTATTGGACCATCACATCGGCGAAGACGCGCTGAACGCGACGATGTACAAGGACTACCAAGCCGAAGCGACCGGCCACTTGGTCGTACAGGCTGCCGACGCGTTGGGCGTGCCAATCACTCGCTCGATGGGCATGCCTTTGTTCGCCGCAATTGCAACCGATACCGGATGGTTTCGCTTTCCAAGTGTGACCGCAGAAACGTACCGCGTGATCGGGCGGCTGATCGATGCGGGTGTCGTGCCCAGCGAAATCTATGGCGACTTGTATGAACGCGACACAATCGGCCGATTAAAACTGCGTGGCACGATATTGTCGCGCACCGAAGCTGAACTGGATGGCAAACTGATGCACACCTACGTCAAGAAAGAAGACTTTGCAGCGTGCGGCGCAATGCCCAACGACACCGAAGACGCCATCAACTTGACGCTGGCTGTGCAAGGCGCTCAAGCTGCCGTGATCTTTGTCGAACAGCTCAAGGGCGGGTTCAAACTCAGCTTCCGCAGCCGATGCGAAATGGACAGCAACGAAGTTGCCCAGTTGTTCGGTGGCGGCGGTCACAGAGCAGCAGCCGGCGCCTTCGTCGAAGGCACTCTGGAAGAAGTCCAAAACCGAGTCCTGCCCGCCGTCCGCAAAGCTGTCCAAGGCGAGTAA
- a CDS encoding bifunctional riboflavin kinase/FAD synthetase, which produces MTKIVPLANVTDANDQARLAHLRGGAVSIGNFDGVHRGHAALLKQLRRAADRVGGPAVAIALAPHPAEILRPDKAPPKLASLKRRAELMTDLGVDALVICDTRGGLLKLTAQQFYESLIRQTLDAKAVIEGPNFFFGRGREGDIAALGQMCQADQVELQIALPTTMAGEMISSTRIRNCLAQGDLATANQLLGTDYRISGRVVSGSRRGRTIGFPTANLESIDTVIPAVGVYGGRVQTGDQRYRAAIHIGPNPTFNEDGDVKVEVHVIDYDGDLYDHTLQVDFAIHVRGITKFDSAQQLAEQLGRDIQTIRDQLAPR; this is translated from the coding sequence GTGACGAAAATCGTTCCGCTCGCCAACGTCACCGATGCCAACGACCAGGCTCGGCTGGCGCATCTTCGCGGAGGAGCCGTCTCGATCGGCAACTTTGACGGAGTCCACCGCGGCCACGCTGCCCTGTTGAAACAACTGCGCCGTGCAGCCGATCGTGTTGGCGGCCCCGCCGTCGCCATCGCGCTGGCCCCGCATCCAGCAGAGATTCTGAGGCCAGACAAAGCCCCGCCGAAGCTGGCTTCGCTGAAACGGCGAGCCGAACTGATGACCGATCTCGGCGTCGATGCTCTGGTGATTTGTGACACCAGGGGCGGATTACTGAAATTGACCGCCCAGCAGTTCTACGAATCTCTAATTCGCCAAACGCTTGACGCCAAGGCCGTCATTGAGGGGCCAAATTTCTTTTTTGGACGTGGCCGAGAGGGCGACATCGCCGCACTCGGGCAAATGTGCCAAGCCGATCAAGTCGAACTGCAAATCGCACTGCCAACGACCATGGCCGGCGAAATGATCAGCAGTACTCGGATCCGCAATTGCCTAGCCCAAGGTGATTTGGCAACCGCGAATCAATTGCTTGGTACAGATTACCGAATTAGCGGCCGAGTGGTCAGCGGATCACGCCGCGGCCGAACGATTGGATTTCCAACGGCAAACTTGGAATCCATCGACACCGTGATACCAGCAGTCGGCGTTTACGGCGGCCGAGTTCAAACTGGCGACCAACGGTATCGCGCGGCAATCCACATTGGCCCCAACCCCACTTTCAACGAAGACGGTGACGTGAAGGTCGAGGTGCACGTGATCGATTACGATGGCGACCTGTATGACCATACACTGCAGGTTGATTTTGCCATCCACGTGCGAGGTATCACGAAGTTTGATTCGGCCCAACAACTCGCTGAGCAACTCGGGCGAGACATCCAAACCATTCGCGACCAACTAGCCCCACGCTAA